The following are encoded in a window of Stigmatella erecta genomic DNA:
- the ftsA gene encoding cell division protein FtsA, with protein sequence MAKQKSGEIIVGLDIGTTKICAIVGELTDSGIDIIGIGTHPSKGLRKGVVVNIEATVASIRRAVEEAELMAGAEISHVYTGIAGGHIKGFNSQGIVAVKDKEVREADLARVIDAAKAVAIPLDREVIHVLPQEFIIDDQGGIKEPLGMAGVRLEAKVHIVTGAVSSAQNIVKCANRTGLNVSDIVLQPLASAEAVLGDDEKELGVCLVDIGGGTTDIAIFSGGSIVHTAVIALGGNNLTSDIAIGLRTPAHEAERIKQKFGCALASMVNKDETIEVPSVGGRQPRVLGRQILCEILEPRVEEIFQLVHREIQKCGYEDLLASGIVITGGSTLLAGMPELAEEVLGLPVRRGMPRGIGGLVDVVKSPMYATGVGLVVYGAKHLDRRMFRIREENVYKKVKGRMREWLEEIF encoded by the coding sequence ATGGCGAAGCAGAAGTCTGGGGAGATCATCGTCGGCCTGGACATCGGCACGACGAAGATCTGCGCGATCGTCGGTGAGCTGACGGACAGCGGCATCGACATCATCGGGATCGGTACGCACCCGTCGAAGGGATTGCGCAAGGGCGTGGTCGTCAACATCGAGGCGACCGTGGCCTCCATCCGCCGCGCCGTGGAAGAGGCGGAGCTGATGGCCGGGGCGGAGATCTCCCACGTCTACACGGGCATCGCCGGGGGCCACATCAAGGGCTTCAACTCCCAGGGCATCGTCGCGGTGAAGGACAAGGAGGTCCGCGAGGCGGATCTGGCGCGCGTCATCGACGCGGCCAAGGCGGTGGCCATCCCCCTGGACCGCGAGGTGATTCACGTCCTGCCCCAGGAGTTCATCATCGACGACCAGGGCGGCATCAAGGAGCCCCTGGGCATGGCCGGCGTCCGCCTGGAGGCCAAGGTCCACATCGTCACGGGCGCCGTCTCCAGCGCGCAGAACATCGTCAAGTGCGCCAACCGCACAGGCCTCAACGTCTCCGACATCGTCCTGCAGCCGCTCGCCTCCGCCGAGGCGGTGCTCGGCGATGACGAGAAGGAGCTCGGGGTGTGCCTGGTGGACATCGGCGGGGGCACCACGGACATCGCCATCTTCTCCGGCGGCTCCATCGTCCACACCGCCGTCATCGCCCTGGGCGGCAACAACCTCACCAGCGACATCGCCATCGGCCTGCGCACCCCGGCGCACGAGGCCGAGCGCATCAAGCAGAAGTTCGGCTGTGCGCTTGCCTCCATGGTGAACAAGGACGAGACCATCGAGGTGCCCAGCGTGGGCGGGCGCCAGCCGCGCGTGCTCGGCCGGCAGATCCTCTGTGAGATTCTCGAGCCGCGCGTGGAGGAGATTTTCCAGCTCGTGCACCGCGAGATCCAGAAGTGCGGCTACGAGGACCTGCTCGCCTCGGGCATCGTGATTACCGGCGGCTCCACGCTGCTGGCGGGAATGCCCGAGCTGGCCGAGGAGGTCCTCGGACTGCCGGTGCGGCGCGGTATGCCCCGGGGTATCGGCGGGCTGGTGGACGTGGTGAAGAGCCCCATGTACGCCACGGGCGTGGGCCTTGTCGTCTACGGGGCCAAGCACCTGGACCGGCGCATGTTCCGGATCCGCGAGGAGAACGTCTACAAGAAGGTGAAGGGCCGCATGCGGGAGTGGCTGGAGGAAATTTTCTAG
- a CDS encoding cell division protein FtsQ/DivIB, which translates to MAFGKSKNRRRQDTAQQKEAVKGAVRVHGPSVGKGLLAAALTAGLVWGGVELRAWALTSPRFQLQEVSFTGLSHASRAELVRLSGLAPGQNLFSLDVAALERAMLQHPWVRSVEVTRHFPTAVSIQVVEHAPSALVVLGDLYVLDEEGEPFKRVTPGDGLDLPLVTGVVREQYVADPDAVRERMREALGVSRAYAALKPGRHERLSEVRLESTGLSLVTMAGQVVRLGEGETEAKLSRLERVRRELSAKGLAAEVIHLDNRVRPGWVAVKISSPASERSGGPVQ; encoded by the coding sequence ATGGCCTTCGGCAAATCCAAGAACCGCCGCCGTCAGGACACCGCCCAGCAGAAGGAGGCGGTGAAGGGCGCGGTGCGGGTCCACGGGCCTTCGGTGGGCAAGGGCTTGCTGGCCGCGGCGCTGACCGCGGGCCTGGTGTGGGGCGGGGTGGAGCTGCGCGCCTGGGCGCTCACGTCGCCCCGCTTCCAGCTGCAGGAGGTGTCGTTTACCGGACTGTCCCACGCCTCGCGCGCGGAGCTGGTGCGGCTGTCGGGGCTGGCCCCGGGGCAGAACCTCTTCTCGCTGGACGTGGCGGCGCTGGAGCGGGCCATGCTCCAGCACCCGTGGGTGCGAAGTGTGGAGGTGACGCGTCACTTTCCCACCGCCGTTTCGATTCAAGTGGTAGAGCACGCGCCGTCGGCGCTGGTGGTGCTGGGGGATTTGTACGTGCTGGACGAGGAGGGCGAGCCCTTCAAGCGGGTGACGCCCGGAGACGGGCTGGACTTGCCCCTCGTGACCGGCGTGGTGCGGGAGCAGTACGTGGCGGACCCGGACGCGGTGCGCGAGCGCATGCGGGAGGCGCTCGGCGTCTCACGCGCCTACGCGGCGCTGAAGCCTGGACGCCACGAGCGGCTGTCCGAGGTGCGGCTGGAGTCCACGGGGCTGTCGCTGGTGACGATGGCGGGCCAGGTGGTGCGGTTGGGGGAAGGGGAGACGGAGGCCAAGCTGTCGCGGCTGGAGCGCGTGCGGCGCGAGCTGAGCGCCAAGGGCCTGGCCGCGGAGGTCATCCACCTGGACAACCGGGTCCGGCCCGGCTGGGTGGCGGTGAAGATTTCGAGCCCCGCGTCCGAGAGGAGCGGAGGCCCGGTGCAGTAG
- a CDS encoding D-alanine--D-alanine ligase: MSVLSKSELKTKRVGVLLGGLSSEREVSLRTGAAVAKALRSLGYDVVEIDVGKDVAARLAAEKVDVAWLALHGRYGEDGAIQGLLESLFIPYTGSGVLASAVGMDKVYAKWIFGTHGIPTPPYKTFRDAASARAEADTLPFPFPVVVKPSREGSSVGVHVCKTKEAYLAAVDDASKYAGTLLVEQFIRGREVQGAVLDDEALGVIEVVVAREFYDHTAKYTAGSGTNYLFPAPLPADQYERVNAVCLAAHRALGCQGASRSDVIVTEGGDVFVLETNTLPGMTETSLLPKIAAGRGIDFPALCERILLGASLKA; the protein is encoded by the coding sequence GTGAGCGTCCTGTCCAAGTCCGAGCTGAAGACCAAGCGCGTGGGTGTGCTGCTGGGAGGGCTGTCCTCGGAGCGGGAGGTGTCCCTGCGCACCGGGGCCGCGGTCGCCAAGGCGCTGCGCTCGCTGGGCTACGACGTGGTGGAGATCGACGTGGGCAAGGACGTGGCCGCGCGCCTCGCCGCCGAGAAGGTGGACGTGGCGTGGCTGGCCCTCCATGGCCGCTACGGGGAGGACGGCGCCATCCAGGGGCTGCTCGAGTCGCTCTTCATCCCCTACACCGGCAGCGGCGTGCTCGCCTCGGCGGTGGGCATGGACAAGGTCTATGCCAAGTGGATTTTCGGCACCCACGGCATCCCCACGCCTCCTTATAAGACGTTTCGCGACGCGGCGAGCGCCCGGGCCGAGGCGGACACGCTGCCCTTCCCGTTCCCCGTGGTCGTCAAGCCCAGCCGCGAGGGTAGCAGCGTGGGCGTGCACGTGTGCAAGACGAAGGAGGCTTACCTCGCCGCCGTGGACGACGCGTCGAAGTACGCGGGCACGCTCCTGGTGGAGCAGTTCATCCGGGGGCGCGAGGTGCAGGGCGCCGTGCTGGATGACGAGGCCCTGGGCGTCATCGAGGTGGTCGTCGCGCGTGAATTCTACGACCACACGGCGAAGTACACCGCGGGCAGCGGAACGAACTACCTCTTCCCAGCACCCCTGCCCGCAGATCAGTATGAGCGCGTGAACGCGGTGTGCCTTGCCGCGCACCGGGCGCTCGGATGCCAGGGGGCATCTCGCTCGGATGTCATCGTCACCGAGGGAGGAGATGTGTTCGTGCTGGAGACCAACACGCTGCCGGGCATGACGGAAACCAGCTTGTTGCCGAAGATCGCCGCGGGTCGAGGCATCGACTTCCCCGCGCTGTGCGAGCGGATTTTGCTCGGGGCCTCCCTGAAGGCCTGA
- the murB gene encoding UDP-N-acetylmuramate dehydrogenase: protein MVPRPPSPLPERLALLEGCEVKAHEPLAPLTSIRVGGPAEALVRPRTPGALVALLKWARDEGTPVTVLGGGANTLVGDGGIPGITVRLPGDLFPETAEVDGEEGRLTLGAGAAIVRLINLMRAQGLVGAEFLAGIPGTLGGAVAMNAGTKNGECFRVLEAVEVATADGVGWLTKAQVPHAYRHSELPAGGIVTRVRFRLPKGDVVASKQAMDTDLGYRKRTQPLSQPNFGSVFTNPPGDFAGRLIERVNLKGHTLGRAQVSPLHANWIVNLGGATAHDVLSLLTLMQTRVREQEGVELKPEVKRVGVF from the coding sequence ATGGTTCCGCGCCCCCCATCCCCCCTTCCGGAGCGGCTCGCGCTCCTGGAGGGCTGCGAGGTGAAGGCCCACGAGCCCCTGGCGCCCCTCACCAGCATCCGGGTGGGCGGGCCGGCCGAGGCGCTCGTCCGTCCGCGCACGCCCGGGGCGCTCGTGGCCCTCTTGAAGTGGGCCCGGGACGAGGGCACCCCCGTCACCGTCCTGGGCGGCGGGGCGAACACGCTGGTGGGCGACGGCGGCATCCCCGGCATCACCGTGCGGCTGCCGGGGGACCTCTTCCCGGAGACGGCCGAGGTGGACGGGGAGGAGGGGCGGCTTACGCTCGGGGCGGGCGCGGCCATCGTCCGGCTCATCAACCTGATGCGGGCCCAGGGGCTGGTGGGGGCCGAGTTCCTCGCCGGCATTCCGGGCACGCTCGGGGGCGCGGTGGCGATGAACGCCGGCACGAAGAACGGCGAGTGCTTCCGGGTGCTGGAGGCGGTGGAGGTGGCCACCGCGGACGGGGTGGGGTGGCTGACGAAGGCCCAGGTGCCCCATGCCTACCGGCACTCCGAGCTGCCCGCGGGCGGCATCGTCACCCGGGTGCGCTTCCGGCTCCCCAAGGGCGACGTCGTGGCCTCCAAGCAGGCGATGGACACGGACCTGGGGTACCGCAAGCGCACCCAGCCGCTGAGCCAGCCGAACTTCGGCAGTGTCTTCACCAACCCGCCAGGCGACTTCGCCGGACGCCTGATTGAGCGGGTGAACCTGAAGGGCCACACTCTGGGGCGCGCGCAGGTGTCCCCGCTGCACGCCAACTGGATCGTCAACCTGGGCGGCGCCACCGCCCACGACGTGCTCTCGCTCCTCACCCTGATGCAGACACGGGTGCGGGAGCAGGAGGGCGTCGAACTCAAACCCGAAGTCAAGCGCGTAGGAGTGTTTTGA
- the murC gene encoding UDP-N-acetylmuramate--L-alanine ligase: MTKTGGKVQSLFKTRHAAHVHFVGLGGIGMSGIAEVLLNLGYRVSGSDLKESDITRRLARMGATFFEGHRAQNLVHADVVVISSAVKKDNPEVVAARQRKIPVIPRAEMLAELMRLKYAVAVAGSHGKTTTTSMVATVLSAAGLDPTAVVGGKVNVLDSNAKLGKSELMVVEADESDGSFLKLHPSIAVVTNIDPEHMDHYGTLEVLQTAFVEFCNRVPFYGLNVLCLDHPNVQALLPRLEKRAVTYGSSHMADYRLEGVTLEGFTTRFQAFRRDEPLGEFRVRMVGAHNALNALAVIAVAEEMEIPLDMVRGALAEFGGVQRRFTVRGELGGVTVVDDYGHHPTEVMATLAGARKAFGRRLVVAFQPHRYTRTHDLFKEFATSFNDSDVLFVTSVYGAGEEPIPGATGDALAEAIRDHGHRDVTFVEKRADLSAALAQRVMEGDLVLTLGAGDITQVGPELLALLGKPGAAKGA; the protein is encoded by the coding sequence ATGACGAAGACCGGCGGCAAGGTGCAGAGCCTCTTCAAGACGCGCCACGCGGCGCACGTGCACTTCGTGGGGCTGGGCGGCATCGGCATGAGCGGCATCGCCGAGGTGCTGCTCAACCTGGGCTACCGGGTGTCGGGCTCGGACCTGAAGGAGAGCGACATCACCCGCCGCCTGGCGCGCATGGGCGCCACCTTCTTCGAGGGGCACCGGGCGCAGAACCTCGTGCACGCGGACGTGGTGGTCATCTCCTCGGCGGTGAAGAAGGACAACCCCGAGGTGGTGGCCGCGCGCCAGCGCAAGATTCCCGTCATCCCCCGCGCGGAGATGCTCGCCGAGCTGATGCGGCTGAAGTACGCGGTGGCGGTGGCCGGCAGCCACGGCAAGACGACCACCACCTCCATGGTGGCCACGGTGCTCTCGGCGGCGGGCCTGGACCCCACGGCGGTGGTGGGCGGCAAGGTGAACGTGCTCGACTCCAACGCCAAGCTCGGCAAGAGCGAGCTGATGGTGGTGGAGGCGGACGAGAGCGACGGCAGCTTCCTCAAGCTGCACCCGTCCATCGCCGTGGTGACGAACATCGACCCGGAGCACATGGACCACTACGGGACGCTGGAGGTTCTCCAGACGGCCTTCGTGGAGTTCTGCAACCGGGTGCCCTTCTACGGGCTGAACGTGCTGTGCCTGGACCACCCGAACGTGCAGGCGCTCCTGCCGCGCCTGGAGAAGCGCGCCGTCACCTACGGCAGCTCGCACATGGCGGACTACCGGCTGGAGGGCGTGACGCTGGAGGGCTTCACCACGCGCTTCCAGGCCTTCCGGCGCGATGAGCCGCTGGGCGAGTTCCGCGTGCGCATGGTGGGCGCGCACAACGCCCTCAACGCGCTGGCCGTCATCGCCGTGGCCGAGGAGATGGAGATCCCCCTGGACATGGTGCGCGGGGCGCTGGCGGAGTTCGGCGGCGTGCAGCGGCGCTTCACCGTGCGCGGGGAGCTGGGCGGCGTCACCGTGGTGGACGACTACGGGCACCACCCCACCGAGGTGATGGCGACGCTGGCGGGGGCGCGCAAGGCCTTTGGCCGCCGCCTGGTGGTGGCCTTCCAGCCGCACCGCTACACGCGCACGCACGACCTGTTCAAGGAGTTCGCCACCTCCTTCAACGACTCGGACGTGCTCTTCGTCACCAGCGTCTACGGCGCGGGCGAGGAGCCCATCCCGGGGGCCACCGGGGACGCCCTCGCGGAGGCCATCCGCGACCACGGCCACCGCGACGTGACGTTCGTGGAGAAGCGCGCGGACCTGTCCGCGGCGCTCGCCCAGCGCGTCATGGAGGGGGACCTCGTCCTGACCCTGGGCGCGGGCGACATCACCCAGGTGGGCCCCGAACTGTTGGCCTTGCTGGGCAAGCCAGGAGCCGCTAAGGGCGCGTGA
- the murG gene encoding undecaprenyldiphospho-muramoylpentapeptide beta-N-acetylglucosaminyltransferase: MKVLIAGGGTGGHLFPGIALAEEVVTRHHANQVVFVGTERGLEARVVPQAGFPLEFIQAQGLKGKGFFQLLKGLLALPLALLASFRILNRHKPDVVVGVGGYASGPVVLAAWMLGIPTAVQEQNALPGLTNKVLGKLVKVVFIAFDEARRFFPEGKVQLVGNPIRRKLMDNYLRSHVAHEHFTVLVFGGSLGARGLNQRMVDALEHLGDLKEQIRFVHQTGKNDVERVRKGYADRGFQAEVVEFIEDMSAAYARADLVVCRAGATTLAELTVCKKASILVPFPFATDDHQAVNARALVEAGAAVMFREAELTGQKLAEQIRLLKSEPMRLKQMEKKAGLLGRPEASKELADVCVDLMVQTYGAAGREREPQDAAPKASKASKP, from the coding sequence GTGAAAGTCCTCATCGCTGGCGGCGGTACGGGGGGGCACCTCTTCCCAGGCATCGCCCTGGCGGAGGAGGTGGTGACGCGCCACCACGCCAACCAGGTCGTCTTCGTGGGCACCGAGCGGGGCCTGGAGGCGCGCGTGGTGCCGCAGGCGGGCTTTCCGCTGGAGTTCATCCAGGCGCAAGGGCTCAAGGGCAAGGGCTTCTTCCAGCTCCTCAAGGGGCTGCTGGCGCTGCCGCTGGCCCTGCTCGCCTCGTTCCGCATCCTCAACCGCCACAAGCCGGACGTGGTGGTGGGCGTGGGCGGCTACGCCAGCGGGCCGGTGGTGCTGGCCGCGTGGATGCTGGGCATCCCCACCGCGGTGCAGGAGCAGAACGCGCTGCCCGGGCTCACCAACAAGGTGCTCGGCAAGCTGGTGAAGGTGGTGTTCATCGCCTTCGACGAGGCGCGGCGCTTCTTCCCCGAGGGGAAAGTGCAGCTCGTGGGCAACCCCATCCGCCGCAAGCTGATGGACAACTACCTGCGCTCGCACGTGGCGCACGAGCACTTCACCGTCCTTGTCTTCGGCGGCAGCCTGGGCGCCCGGGGGCTCAACCAGCGCATGGTGGACGCGCTGGAGCACCTGGGGGACCTGAAGGAGCAGATCCGCTTCGTGCACCAGACGGGCAAGAACGACGTGGAGAGGGTGCGCAAGGGCTACGCGGACCGGGGCTTCCAGGCCGAGGTGGTGGAGTTCATCGAGGACATGTCCGCGGCCTATGCGCGCGCGGACCTCGTGGTGTGCCGGGCGGGCGCCACCACCCTGGCGGAGCTGACCGTCTGCAAGAAGGCCAGCATCCTGGTGCCGTTCCCCTTCGCCACGGATGACCACCAGGCCGTCAACGCGCGGGCGCTGGTGGAGGCCGGGGCGGCGGTGATGTTCCGCGAGGCGGAGCTGACGGGGCAGAAGCTGGCCGAGCAGATCCGCCTGCTCAAGAGCGAGCCGATGCGGCTCAAGCAGATGGAGAAGAAGGCGGGCCTGCTGGGCCGGCCCGAGGCCTCCAAGGAGCTGGCGGACGTGTGCGTGGACCTGATGGTCCAGACCTACGGGGCGGCCGGCCGCGAGCGCGAGCCGCAGGATGCGGCGCCCAAGGCGTCCAAAGCGAGCAAGCCATGA
- the ftsW gene encoding putative lipid II flippase FtsW, whose translation MKTSAAAPVRFDPLLLCAVLALVALGLVMVYSASAILAQDKLGDSLYFLKRQLMAAGMGVVAMAVAMKVGWRRLARLAYPLLLVTLVLLVLVLIPGIGTTAGGARRWIRFPGFGLQPAEVAKFAWVVYLSYSLAKKREKVATFSVGFLPHLALCGVLVALCMRQPDFGSSVLLVFLLFVLLFAAGTKLSYLVGSVLLALPLAYVAIATSPYRMKRVLAFLDPWAHRHDTGYQVAESLMSIGSGGLTGLGLGDGRQKLFFLPEAHTDFIFAIIGEELGLIGVALLVTLYAIVIWRGVRVSLAAPETFGTYLGLGLTSIVAFQAAVNMCVAMGLLPTKGLTLPFVSYGGTSLVVLMGAAGVLLSLSTGAQGASNRAVRTGGDMREVAA comes from the coding sequence ATGAAGACATCCGCTGCCGCGCCCGTGCGGTTCGATCCGCTCCTGCTGTGCGCCGTGCTGGCGCTCGTGGCGCTGGGCCTGGTGATGGTCTACTCGGCGAGCGCCATCCTCGCGCAGGACAAGCTGGGCGACAGCCTGTACTTCCTCAAGCGCCAGCTCATGGCCGCGGGCATGGGCGTGGTGGCCATGGCGGTGGCGATGAAGGTCGGCTGGCGCCGCCTGGCGCGCCTGGCCTACCCGCTCCTGCTCGTCACGCTGGTGCTGCTCGTGCTGGTGCTCATCCCGGGCATCGGCACCACGGCGGGCGGCGCGCGGCGGTGGATCCGCTTCCCGGGCTTCGGCCTGCAGCCAGCGGAGGTGGCCAAGTTCGCCTGGGTCGTCTACCTGTCCTACTCGCTGGCCAAGAAGCGCGAGAAGGTGGCCACCTTCTCCGTGGGCTTCCTGCCCCACCTGGCCCTGTGCGGCGTGCTGGTGGCCCTCTGCATGCGCCAGCCGGACTTCGGCAGCAGCGTGCTGCTCGTCTTCCTCCTGTTCGTGCTGCTGTTCGCGGCCGGGACGAAGCTCAGCTACCTGGTGGGCTCGGTGCTCCTGGCGCTGCCGCTGGCGTACGTGGCCATCGCCACGAGCCCCTACCGCATGAAGCGCGTGCTCGCCTTCCTGGACCCGTGGGCGCACCGGCACGACACCGGCTACCAGGTGGCCGAGTCGCTCATGTCCATCGGCTCCGGCGGGCTGACGGGGCTGGGGCTGGGGGATGGGCGGCAGAAGCTCTTCTTCCTGCCCGAGGCGCACACGGACTTCATCTTCGCCATCATCGGCGAGGAGCTGGGGCTCATCGGCGTGGCGCTGCTGGTGACGCTCTACGCCATCGTCATCTGGCGCGGGGTGCGCGTGAGCCTGGCGGCGCCGGAGACGTTCGGCACGTACCTGGGGCTGGGGCTCACCTCCATCGTCGCCTTCCAGGCGGCGGTGAACATGTGCGTGGCCATGGGGCTCTTGCCCACCAAGGGGTTGACGCTGCCGTTCGTCTCCTACGGAGGCACCTCGCTGGTGGTGCTGATGGGGGCGGCCGGGGTGTTGTTGTCGCTGAGCACGGGGGCCCAAGGGGCCAGTAACCGCGCCGTCCGTACGGGCGGCGATATGCGGGAGGTAGCGGCGTGA
- the murD gene encoding UDP-N-acetylmuramoyl-L-alanine--D-glutamate ligase translates to MELSLSGQKVLVFGLAKSGVAAIRLLRAHGAQVTALDERDAAALGAVAGELQALGVTLVHGPVPPGLLESQRLIVVSPGVPLARPELRAAREAGVPIWGEIELAWRFLPKVPLFGITGTNGKSTTTALTGELFARGGGRTFVGGNLGRPFSEAALTPDGWDALVVELSSFQLEGIQGMRARGAALLNLTPDHIDRYESHAAYGQAKTRIFLNQAAGDFAVVNVDDPDVVSLARQAKAPLYGFSVTGKPVGALKLEGLAVAQQGGFRLDFLNEAYTLTNRALRGAHNAQNAMAATLLARLGGVPREAVQAGLEGYPGLPHRLESVRVLDGVEWVNDSKATNVDSVLVALRAFPGNLLLIAGGKGKGAPYQPMVDEGRGKVKAVLTIGQDAELLAAAYQGVAPVQACGTLDVAVRRARELAREGDTVLLSPACASYDQFKNFEDRGETFKRLVKAL, encoded by the coding sequence ATGGAGCTCTCGCTGTCCGGTCAGAAGGTCCTGGTATTCGGGCTGGCGAAGAGTGGGGTGGCGGCCATCCGGCTGCTGCGCGCGCACGGCGCCCAGGTGACGGCGCTGGACGAGCGGGACGCGGCGGCGCTGGGCGCGGTGGCGGGGGAGCTTCAGGCGCTGGGCGTGACGCTCGTCCACGGCCCGGTGCCGCCGGGGCTCCTGGAGTCCCAGCGCCTCATCGTGGTGAGCCCCGGTGTGCCGCTGGCCCGGCCGGAGCTGCGGGCCGCGCGCGAGGCGGGCGTGCCCATCTGGGGCGAGATCGAGCTGGCGTGGCGCTTCCTCCCGAAGGTGCCCCTGTTCGGCATCACCGGCACCAACGGCAAGAGCACCACCACGGCGCTGACCGGCGAGCTGTTCGCCCGGGGCGGCGGCCGGACGTTCGTGGGCGGCAACCTGGGCCGTCCGTTCTCCGAGGCGGCCCTGACGCCGGACGGCTGGGACGCGCTGGTGGTGGAGCTCTCCAGCTTCCAGCTCGAGGGCATTCAGGGGATGCGCGCCCGGGGCGCCGCCCTCCTCAACCTCACCCCGGACCACATCGACCGGTACGAGAGCCACGCGGCCTACGGCCAGGCCAAGACGCGCATCTTCCTCAACCAGGCCGCGGGCGACTTCGCGGTGGTGAACGTGGATGACCCGGACGTGGTGAGCCTGGCACGCCAGGCGAAGGCGCCGCTCTACGGGTTCAGCGTGACGGGGAAGCCGGTGGGCGCGCTGAAGCTGGAGGGGCTCGCCGTCGCCCAGCAGGGGGGCTTCCGCCTGGACTTCCTCAATGAGGCGTACACGCTGACGAACCGGGCGCTGCGGGGGGCCCACAACGCCCAGAACGCGATGGCCGCCACGTTGCTGGCCCGCCTGGGCGGTGTGCCGCGCGAGGCGGTGCAGGCGGGGCTGGAGGGCTACCCGGGCTTGCCGCACCGGCTGGAGAGCGTGCGTGTGCTAGACGGGGTGGAGTGGGTGAACGACTCCAAGGCCACCAACGTGGATTCCGTCCTGGTGGCGTTGCGCGCCTTTCCGGGAAACCTGCTGCTCATCGCGGGCGGCAAGGGCAAGGGAGCGCCCTACCAGCCCATGGTGGACGAGGGGCGGGGCAAGGTGAAGGCCGTGCTGACCATCGGCCAGGACGCGGAGCTGCTCGCCGCCGCCTACCAGGGGGTGGCCCCGGTGCAGGCCTGCGGCACCCTGGACGTGGCCGTCCGGAGAGCACGCGAGCTGGCGAGGGAGGGGGACACGGTGCTGCTGTCGCCCGCGTGCGCGTCGTACGATCAGTTCAAGAACTTCGAGGACCGGGGCGAGACGTTCAAACGCCTGGTGAAGGCGCTCTGA
- the mraY gene encoding phospho-N-acetylmuramoyl-pentapeptide-transferase translates to MLFLLYEWLKDSEAGRFLNFLRYPTFRIVAAGVFALVLGMLIGPKLIARLRLKQHGQSNVREDTPDTHQKKKGTPTMGGQLILLCIAGGTLMFADLKSRVVWVMLLLTFGYGFIGFLDDWLKLSKRNSKGLAGRKKMALQTFFYLVAVFGLMCTWTQPDGSFGPSLLINTKLTLPFVPTHWFNPDLGWFYVVFGWFVVVGTSNAVNLTDGLDGLAIVPTIVAATTFAVLCYVAGTTLNIADSATVNGVSRVVAKPLYEYLGILQVPGGAELSVFCASIVGAGIAFLWFNTYPASVFMGDVGSLALGGALGGLAVLSKNEVVSAIIHGIFFAEILSVMIQVVSFKTTGKRVFRMAPVHHHFELKGMAEPKIIVRFWIVAILCGGVALLSLKLR, encoded by the coding sequence GTGCTGTTCCTGCTGTATGAGTGGCTCAAAGACTCCGAGGCGGGCCGGTTCCTCAACTTCCTGCGCTACCCCACCTTCCGCATCGTCGCGGCCGGGGTGTTCGCGCTGGTGCTGGGGATGCTCATTGGCCCCAAGCTCATCGCCCGGCTGCGCCTGAAGCAGCACGGCCAGAGCAACGTGCGCGAGGACACGCCCGACACGCACCAGAAGAAGAAGGGCACGCCCACCATGGGCGGCCAGCTCATCCTCTTGTGCATCGCCGGCGGGACGCTGATGTTCGCGGACCTCAAGAGCCGGGTGGTGTGGGTGATGTTGCTGCTCACCTTCGGCTACGGCTTCATCGGCTTCCTGGATGACTGGCTGAAGCTGTCCAAGCGCAACTCGAAGGGCCTGGCGGGCCGCAAGAAGATGGCGCTGCAGACCTTCTTCTACCTCGTGGCCGTCTTCGGGCTGATGTGCACGTGGACGCAGCCGGATGGCTCCTTCGGCCCCTCGCTGCTCATCAACACGAAGCTGACGCTGCCCTTCGTGCCCACGCACTGGTTCAACCCGGACCTGGGCTGGTTCTACGTGGTGTTCGGCTGGTTCGTCGTGGTGGGCACCTCCAACGCGGTGAACCTCACGGACGGCCTGGATGGCCTGGCCATCGTGCCCACCATCGTCGCGGCCACCACCTTCGCGGTGCTCTGCTACGTGGCGGGCACCACGCTGAACATCGCGGACTCGGCCACGGTGAACGGCGTGTCGCGCGTGGTGGCCAAGCCGCTCTACGAGTACCTGGGCATCCTCCAGGTGCCGGGCGGCGCGGAGCTGTCCGTGTTCTGCGCCAGCATCGTGGGCGCGGGCATCGCGTTTCTCTGGTTCAACACCTACCCGGCCTCCGTGTTCATGGGCGACGTGGGCTCGCTGGCGCTCGGCGGCGCGCTGGGCGGCCTCGCGGTGCTCTCCAAGAACGAGGTGGTGTCCGCCATCATCCACGGCATCTTCTTCGCGGAGATCCTGAGCGTGATGATTCAGGTCGTCTCCTTCAAGACGACGGGCAAGCGCGTCTTCCGCATGGCGCCCGTGCACCACCACTTCGAGCTCAAGGGCATGGCCGAGCCGAAGATCATCGTCCGTTTCTGGATCGTCGCCATCCTGTGTGGCGGCGTGGCGCTGCTGTCCCTCAAACTCCGCTAA